From one Luteipulveratus mongoliensis genomic stretch:
- a CDS encoding YdeI/OmpD-associated family protein produces the protein MADTSRLHRPRYPMPDDVRTALSDEGVLKAYDERPAYQQNDYIGWIEKAKQPATRQKRIDQMVDELREGGVYMGMAHKPSTKTPHARR, from the coding sequence ATGGCCGACACTTCTCGCCTGCACCGCCCTCGCTACCCGATGCCGGACGACGTCCGCACGGCGCTGTCCGACGAGGGTGTGCTCAAGGCGTACGACGAGCGGCCGGCGTACCAGCAGAACGACTACATCGGCTGGATCGAGAAGGCCAAGCAGCCCGCGACCCGGCAGAAGCGGATCGACCAGATGGTCGATGAGCTGCGCGAGGGCGGCGTCTACATGGGGATGGCCCACAAGCCCTCGACGAAGACCCCACACGCCCGCCGCTGA
- a CDS encoding class I SAM-dependent methyltransferase, which translates to MDGTGPSRTAWSAAVHRATHQVLESGTIFADPLAVTILGDAAALDDPRSADRSRMRLFIAARHGIGARVVDRAVAAGTTQVVILGAGLDTTAYRPVAPPRVFEVDHPSTQEWKQAQLAQVGLEPTSDVAYVGVDFERESFLERLIASGYDASLPAVYLWLGVVPYLTASAIAETLSVVGGLPGAELVLDYAAPREHLDDADAQARDRAISKVEAIGEPWLSFFTPPQMRDLLNDNGFGEIDDLTARQAIDRVLGREEIPEQRSAGHIVHARR; encoded by the coding sequence GTGGACGGCACCGGCCCCAGTCGTACGGCGTGGTCTGCAGCGGTCCATCGCGCGACCCATCAGGTTCTCGAGTCCGGCACGATCTTCGCTGACCCGCTCGCCGTCACGATCCTCGGCGACGCTGCAGCGCTGGATGACCCTCGGTCTGCAGATCGCAGTCGGATGCGGCTGTTCATCGCGGCCCGGCACGGCATCGGGGCGCGGGTCGTGGACCGTGCTGTCGCGGCCGGCACGACACAGGTCGTGATCCTCGGCGCCGGACTCGACACGACGGCGTACCGCCCCGTCGCCCCGCCTCGCGTCTTTGAGGTCGACCACCCCAGCACCCAGGAGTGGAAGCAGGCCCAGCTCGCGCAGGTCGGCCTCGAGCCGACTTCCGACGTCGCGTACGTCGGGGTCGACTTCGAGCGGGAGTCGTTTCTTGAGCGGCTGATCGCCTCGGGGTACGACGCGTCGTTGCCGGCCGTCTATCTCTGGCTCGGTGTCGTCCCCTACCTGACAGCGTCGGCGATCGCCGAGACCCTGTCCGTGGTGGGCGGTCTGCCGGGGGCCGAGCTGGTCCTCGACTACGCGGCGCCACGTGAGCACCTGGATGACGCTGACGCACAGGCACGCGATCGTGCCATCAGCAAGGTCGAGGCCATCGGGGAGCCGTGGCTGTCCTTCTTCACGCCGCCGCAAATGCGAGACCTGTTGAATGACAACGGTTTTGGCGAGATCGATGATCTGACGGCGCGGCAAGCCATTGATCGCGTCCTCGGTCGCGAGGAGATCCCCGAGCAGCGATCCGCCGGACACATCGTGCACGCACGACGTTGA
- a CDS encoding cellulase family glycosylhydrolase, with amino-acid sequence MHPVRTLGAACGVAAIVLGGASGAVAAHAAGHRPTSSAADAPRWQTSGRWIVDEHGRVVITQGVNEVQKSPPYAPDGAGFGEKDAQLLQREGYTSVRLGVYWNALEKQPGTYDDAYLARLRGTVQTLQRHGISTLLDFHQDMANPKYQGLGWPDWAVLDDGLPNDATYGFPANYFSSKALQRVYDNFLADKPAPDGVGVATHYARAIGHTAAYFKDAKGVFGIDLYNEPWPGSDFLPCVSSNGCPTQDAALAAVQQKAIDVVRHVDPHTTVYYEPQVTFNLGFPTHVRQRGNNLGMSFHVYCASFDQTGTYAGCSEPDGRAFDNADRHAADTGHGLLLTEYGATEDRGALAGVTDLAARHRVGTMLWAYNETDTASLEYVAVPHPDRVSGTPLSYGFDRAAGRFTMKYSPRRVGGGSFGAGSSTTILIPASDAPHGYDVRVTGAHVRSAPNARELVLSLAPGASMVDVTVTARRTSPTSSAPPSATVSGPPVATDGPVQPTYDNGDVVALTTALGAGGLGAVVVAARRGRRARHSATD; translated from the coding sequence ATGCATCCGGTCAGGACTCTGGGCGCCGCGTGTGGCGTGGCAGCCATCGTGCTTGGCGGAGCAAGCGGCGCGGTCGCGGCCCATGCGGCAGGGCACCGCCCGACATCCAGCGCCGCCGATGCGCCTCGGTGGCAGACGTCCGGTCGATGGATCGTGGACGAGCACGGCCGGGTCGTGATCACTCAGGGCGTCAACGAGGTGCAGAAGTCGCCGCCTTACGCGCCCGACGGCGCGGGCTTCGGCGAGAAGGATGCTCAGCTGCTGCAGCGTGAGGGATACACCAGCGTGCGCCTCGGTGTGTACTGGAACGCGCTGGAGAAGCAGCCGGGGACGTACGACGATGCCTATCTGGCTCGGTTGCGCGGCACGGTCCAGACGTTGCAGCGGCACGGCATCTCGACGCTGCTGGACTTCCACCAGGACATGGCCAACCCGAAGTACCAAGGGTTGGGGTGGCCCGACTGGGCGGTCCTGGACGACGGCCTGCCCAACGACGCGACCTACGGCTTTCCGGCCAACTACTTCAGCAGCAAGGCGTTGCAGCGGGTGTACGACAACTTCCTCGCGGACAAGCCGGCGCCGGACGGTGTCGGGGTCGCGACGCACTACGCGCGGGCGATCGGGCACACGGCGGCCTACTTCAAGGACGCCAAGGGCGTCTTCGGTATCGACCTCTACAACGAGCCGTGGCCGGGCTCGGACTTCTTGCCCTGCGTCTCCTCCAACGGCTGCCCCACGCAGGACGCCGCCCTGGCCGCGGTCCAGCAGAAGGCCATCGACGTCGTCCGACATGTCGATCCGCACACGACCGTCTACTACGAGCCGCAGGTGACGTTCAACCTCGGCTTCCCGACTCACGTGCGTCAGCGGGGCAACAACCTCGGCATGTCGTTCCACGTGTACTGCGCCTCGTTCGACCAGACGGGTACCTACGCCGGCTGCTCCGAGCCGGACGGGCGAGCGTTCGACAATGCTGACCGTCACGCCGCTGATACCGGCCATGGACTCCTTCTCACCGAGTACGGCGCCACCGAAGATCGCGGCGCGCTGGCAGGCGTGACCGACCTCGCTGCCCGACACCGCGTCGGCACCATGCTCTGGGCGTACAACGAGACCGACACCGCCTCCCTGGAGTACGTCGCGGTCCCGCACCCGGATCGGGTCTCGGGAACTCCGCTGAGCTACGGATTCGACCGGGCCGCAGGCAGATTCACCATGAAGTACAGCCCAAGGCGGGTCGGCGGTGGCAGCTTCGGCGCGGGGTCGAGCACCACGATCCTGATCCCCGCCTCCGACGCTCCGCACGGCTATGACGTGCGGGTCACCGGCGCCCACGTGCGCTCCGCGCCCAACGCGCGCGAACTCGTCCTGTCGCTGGCTCCCGGCGCTTCGATGGTCGACGTCACCGTGACCGCGCGACGGACGTCGCCGACCTCCAGTGCGCCTCCCTCTGCCACCGTCTCGGGCCCGCCGGTCGCCACCGACGGACCCGTGCAGCCGACGTACGACAACGGTGACGTCGTGGCGCTGACCACGGCCTTGGGCGCTGGTGGCCTGGGCGCCGTCGTGGTGGCCGCGAGACGCGGCCGGCGAGCCCGGCACTCTGCGACTGACTGA
- a CDS encoding D-2-hydroxyacid dehydrogenase family protein: MTRVVVLDDYQQVARTYADWDALGCDVTFVDHHVRDVGALAELLSGAAVVVAMRERTAFSREVLAQLPDLRLLVTTGAKNAAIDMAAAAEQGVIVCGTDSLPHPTAEHALALILSLARQIPQQDRSLREGRWQTSVGVALSGERLGVMGLGRLGSRVAQLGAAFGMDVVAWSPNLTPERAVEVGAAAVSKEELLATSRFVTLHLKLGDRSRGVIGQADLRRMRADAYLINTSRSGLVDQNALAEALQTGDIAGAAVDVYDDEPIPSDDPLLAAPRTILTPHLGYVVEQGYAVYFTQVVEDIAAFLDGAPVRVLA; this comes from the coding sequence ATGACTCGCGTGGTGGTGCTGGACGACTACCAGCAGGTGGCCCGGACGTACGCCGACTGGGACGCCCTGGGCTGTGACGTCACGTTCGTCGACCACCACGTCCGCGATGTCGGGGCGCTGGCCGAGCTGCTGAGCGGAGCGGCCGTGGTCGTCGCGATGCGGGAGCGGACGGCGTTCAGCCGGGAGGTACTCGCTCAGCTGCCCGATCTGCGGCTGCTCGTCACGACGGGCGCCAAGAATGCGGCCATCGACATGGCGGCCGCGGCTGAGCAGGGCGTCATCGTCTGCGGCACCGACTCGCTCCCCCACCCGACCGCCGAGCATGCGCTCGCGCTGATCCTGTCGCTCGCCCGGCAGATCCCACAGCAGGATCGTTCGTTGCGAGAGGGTCGTTGGCAGACGTCGGTCGGGGTCGCGCTGTCCGGCGAGCGCCTCGGCGTCATGGGACTCGGGCGGCTCGGCTCGCGCGTGGCCCAGCTGGGCGCGGCGTTCGGGATGGACGTCGTCGCGTGGTCGCCGAACCTCACGCCTGAGCGCGCGGTCGAGGTCGGGGCCGCGGCTGTCTCCAAGGAAGAGCTGCTTGCCACGTCACGATTCGTCACCCTGCACCTCAAGCTCGGCGACCGCAGCCGCGGCGTGATCGGCCAGGCCGACCTGAGGCGGATGCGCGCCGACGCCTACCTGATCAACACGTCGCGCTCGGGCCTCGTCGATCAGAACGCGCTCGCCGAGGCGTTGCAGACCGGGGACATCGCCGGCGCGGCCGTCGATGTCTATGACGACGAGCCGATCCCGTCGGACGATCCGCTGCTGGCCGCGCCACGCACGATCCTCACGCCGCACCTCGGCTACGTGGTCGAGCAGGGGTACGCCGTCTACTTCACCCAGGTCGTCGAGGACATCGCCGCCTTCCTCGACGGCGCGCCCGTACGCGTCCTCGCCTAG
- a CDS encoding PLP-dependent aminotransferase family protein codes for MAARKTTQLASDLLVELDRAGAEPMHRQIESAIRDRIRTGGLPLGTSVPASRSLAADLGVSRGVVVEAYQQLVAEGYLASTPGGYTRVAAGPGTPTPAPTPEARPSYVVDFGYGRSDVASFPRAVWLRSLRRVLTEAPNDRLGYLSGNGMLELREGIADYLNRVRGTCADPETVVITAGYAQASHLLMAVLAARGARVVVVEDPSANDDVRPLADAHGIKVIGVPVDDDGLRDDALANVEADAIILTPSHQWPTGGVLTAERRAAVIEWARSRDALVIEDDYDAEYRYDRTPLGAMQGLAPDVVAYAGSSSKTLAPGLRVGWLILPPDLVGPVAEAKVLADRGAPAIDQLAFADFLQRGELDRHLRRMRPVYRTRRDVLLAALAEHLPDLEPTGIAAGLHVVTWLPDHLDEDVVVEAAARAGVHIVGLRPYRLSPGRGGLIFGYSNLNERAIVQGVRLLAQSLVE; via the coding sequence ATGGCCGCGCGGAAGACCACCCAGCTGGCCTCGGACCTCCTGGTCGAGCTCGACCGGGCAGGTGCCGAGCCGATGCACCGTCAGATCGAGTCCGCCATCCGCGACCGGATCAGGACCGGCGGGCTCCCCCTTGGTACGTCCGTGCCCGCCTCTCGCAGCCTCGCTGCGGATCTGGGTGTGTCGCGGGGAGTGGTGGTCGAGGCGTACCAACAGCTTGTCGCGGAGGGCTACCTCGCGAGCACGCCAGGTGGTTACACCCGCGTCGCGGCGGGGCCGGGCACCCCGACGCCGGCGCCCACTCCGGAGGCGAGGCCGTCGTACGTCGTCGACTTCGGCTACGGACGCTCGGACGTCGCGAGCTTCCCGCGCGCGGTCTGGCTCAGGTCGTTGCGTCGGGTGTTGACCGAGGCGCCGAACGACCGACTCGGCTACCTCAGCGGCAACGGCATGCTTGAGCTGCGCGAAGGCATCGCCGACTATCTCAACCGCGTTCGGGGTACGTGTGCCGACCCGGAGACCGTGGTCATCACCGCCGGGTACGCCCAGGCGAGCCACCTGCTCATGGCCGTCCTTGCGGCGCGCGGTGCTCGCGTCGTGGTGGTCGAGGACCCGTCCGCCAACGACGACGTACGACCGCTCGCGGACGCCCACGGGATCAAGGTCATCGGCGTACCCGTTGACGATGACGGCCTGCGCGACGACGCGCTCGCCAACGTCGAGGCCGACGCGATCATCCTCACCCCGTCACACCAGTGGCCGACCGGAGGCGTGCTGACGGCGGAGCGTCGTGCCGCGGTCATCGAGTGGGCGAGATCGCGCGATGCGCTGGTCATCGAGGACGACTACGACGCCGAATATCGTTACGACAGAACACCTCTCGGCGCCATGCAGGGTCTGGCGCCCGATGTCGTCGCGTACGCCGGATCGTCCAGCAAGACGCTCGCGCCCGGTCTCCGCGTGGGCTGGCTCATCCTGCCTCCGGACCTGGTCGGTCCTGTTGCCGAGGCGAAGGTGCTGGCCGACCGAGGCGCGCCGGCGATCGATCAGCTCGCGTTCGCCGACTTCCTCCAGCGCGGTGAGCTGGACCGGCATCTGCGGAGGATGCGTCCGGTCTATCGGACACGTCGCGACGTGCTCCTCGCGGCGCTGGCCGAGCACTTGCCCGACCTGGAGCCGACCGGTATCGCGGCGGGTCTGCACGTCGTCACCTGGCTGCCCGACCACCTGGATGAGGACGTCGTGGTCGAGGCTGCCGCGCGGGCGGGCGTGCACATCGTCGGGCTGCGTCCGTATCGCTTGAGTCCCGGCCGCGGTGGGCTGATCTTCGGCTACTCCAACCTGAACGAGCGGGCCATCGTGCAAGGCGTCCGCCTCCTCGCCCAATCGCTGGTCGAGTAG
- a CDS encoding fatty acid desaturase family protein, with translation MTALQKKEHNPIAHLTREDIESLGNELDAVRASVIEARGASDAAYIRRVIKTQRTLEMASRAVLLFSKSKPAFVAGTIGLTVSKVLENMEIGHNVMHGQWDWMRDPKIHSTTWEWDNASPADLWKHSHNELHHTYTNVLGRDNDLGYGIMRVDEDQPWIPFYLGQPAWNFVNACFFEYGIAAYDLELGKYFAGRKDKAIFKRDMTKVVNKIREQATKDYVVHPALAALTGSGRRTLLANFTANLGRNLWTHSVIMCGHFPEGVETFTKTSIKGETRGDWYLRQMIGSANIHGSKAMHIATGNLSFQIEHHLFPDLPSNRYQEIAPQVQDICERYGLQYTSGSLPRQVASAWSKVIRLSLPNHIAAKVKRPSRRTPIVPTALPSRLAAAEKRAA, from the coding sequence ATGACTGCTTTGCAGAAGAAGGAGCACAACCCGATCGCGCACCTCACGCGAGAGGACATCGAGTCGCTCGGGAACGAGCTCGACGCGGTGCGCGCCAGCGTGATCGAGGCCCGCGGAGCCAGCGACGCGGCGTACATCCGACGCGTGATCAAGACTCAGCGGACCCTCGAGATGGCCAGCCGCGCGGTGCTGCTGTTCTCGAAGTCGAAGCCTGCCTTTGTCGCCGGCACCATCGGCCTCACGGTCTCAAAGGTGTTGGAAAACATGGAGATCGGGCACAACGTCATGCACGGCCAGTGGGACTGGATGCGTGACCCGAAGATCCACTCGACCACCTGGGAGTGGGACAACGCGTCGCCCGCCGACCTGTGGAAGCACAGCCACAACGAGCTGCACCACACGTACACCAACGTGCTCGGCCGCGACAACGACCTCGGCTACGGCATCATGCGCGTCGACGAGGACCAGCCGTGGATCCCCTTCTACCTCGGACAGCCGGCGTGGAACTTCGTGAACGCGTGCTTCTTCGAGTACGGCATCGCGGCCTACGACCTGGAGCTCGGCAAGTACTTCGCCGGCCGCAAGGACAAGGCGATCTTCAAGCGCGACATGACCAAGGTGGTCAACAAGATCCGCGAGCAGGCGACCAAGGACTACGTCGTGCACCCCGCGCTGGCCGCCCTGACCGGCTCCGGCCGTCGGACCCTCCTGGCCAACTTCACCGCCAACCTGGGCCGCAACCTGTGGACCCACTCGGTCATCATGTGCGGCCACTTCCCCGAGGGCGTCGAGACGTTCACCAAGACGTCGATCAAGGGCGAGACTCGCGGTGACTGGTACCTCCGCCAGATGATCGGCTCGGCCAACATCCACGGCTCCAAGGCGATGCACATCGCAACCGGCAACCTGTCGTTCCAGATCGAGCACCACCTGTTCCCGGACCTGCCGAGCAACCGCTACCAGGAGATCGCGCCCCAGGTGCAGGACATCTGTGAGCGCTACGGCCTGCAGTACACCTCGGGTTCGCTGCCGCGGCAGGTCGCGTCGGCCTGGTCCAAGGTGATCCGGCTGTCGCTGCCCAACCACATCGCGGCCAAGGTCAAGCGCCCCAGCCGTCGTACGCCGATCGTGCCCACCGCGCTCCCGTCCCGCCTCGCCGCAGCCGAGAAGCGCGCCGCCTGA
- a CDS encoding ferredoxin reductase → MTAPATSRTPADGPLEGRPGWRNHAFRLVKAATTPLLPEDYVDLFDPLRSTTQLRGRVEAVTPETTDAVTVTIRPGRGWRGHVPGQYTRVGVDIDGVRMWRAYSITSGPRTDSCIAITVKAISGGAVSTHLVESLQAGKVIQMEQAAGEFVLPQTLPRKVLLLTGGSGITPVMGILRHTVERLDDVVLLHSAPRPEDVIFADELRGLAADGRISLQERHTDVDGMLNATELDSLVPDWRERATFACGPGGMLNALESHWETAGLADLLTIEKFRPALREASGEGGTVRFTKLDREVESPGSRPILDVGEEAGVLMPSGCRMGVCFGCVLPLREGSVRDLRSGDVTTAQPGDGVLIQTCISAAAGRCDIDL, encoded by the coding sequence ATGACAGCTCCAGCAACCAGCCGCACGCCGGCTGACGGCCCTCTCGAAGGGCGCCCGGGCTGGCGTAACCACGCCTTCCGGTTGGTGAAGGCGGCCACCACGCCGCTGCTGCCCGAGGACTATGTCGACCTGTTCGACCCGCTGCGCTCCACCACCCAGCTGCGCGGCCGCGTCGAGGCCGTAACTCCCGAGACCACTGATGCCGTGACCGTCACGATCCGCCCCGGGCGAGGCTGGCGCGGCCACGTGCCCGGCCAGTACACCCGCGTGGGCGTCGACATCGATGGCGTACGCATGTGGCGGGCCTACTCGATCACCTCCGGTCCGCGCACCGACAGTTGCATCGCGATCACCGTCAAGGCGATCAGTGGCGGCGCGGTCAGCACTCACCTCGTCGAGTCGCTCCAGGCCGGCAAGGTCATCCAGATGGAGCAGGCGGCCGGCGAGTTCGTCCTCCCGCAGACACTGCCGCGCAAGGTCCTCCTGCTCACCGGCGGCAGCGGCATCACTCCAGTCATGGGCATCCTGCGACACACGGTCGAGCGCCTCGATGACGTCGTCCTGCTGCACTCCGCACCCCGCCCTGAAGACGTGATCTTCGCCGACGAGCTGCGCGGCCTGGCTGCCGACGGCCGAATCTCCTTGCAGGAGAGGCACACTGACGTTGACGGGATGCTCAACGCGACAGAGCTCGACAGCCTCGTGCCCGACTGGCGCGAGCGCGCGACGTTCGCCTGTGGTCCCGGCGGAATGCTCAACGCACTCGAGTCCCATTGGGAGACAGCGGGACTCGCGGATCTGCTGACCATCGAGAAGTTCCGCCCCGCGCTCCGCGAGGCGTCCGGCGAAGGCGGCACGGTCCGCTTCACCAAGCTCGACCGCGAGGTCGAGTCACCCGGCTCACGTCCGATCCTCGACGTCGGCGAAGAAGCCGGCGTCCTGATGCCGTCCGGGTGCCGCATGGGCGTCTGCTTCGGCTGCGTGCTGCCCCTGCGCGAAGGGTCCGTCCGCGACCTGCGCAGCGGCGACGTCACCACGGCCCAGCCCGGCGACGGCGTACTCATCCAGACCTGCATCTCGGCTGCTGCCGGGCGCTGCGACATCGACCTCTGA
- a CDS encoding RNA polymerase sigma factor, which produces MTIEKTSTAPPGESVWTQAAGCFRRWSNGDAQGLDEMVRVLSPVLWQVVRAYGLDRDRAEDVVQSTWLALVRRRDSINDAQAVGSWLTTTARREAWRVSRLEGRTEPVSDDVIELRAPELRSAESEAIAHDEGDRLWAGVSQLSERCQRLLRVIAFSDRPDYSGLALELGMPVGSIGPTRGRCLDKLRTLLAEPTDRGPQ; this is translated from the coding sequence GTGACCATTGAAAAGACGTCCACGGCTCCACCGGGGGAGAGTGTGTGGACTCAAGCGGCCGGCTGCTTCCGACGGTGGAGCAATGGGGATGCTCAAGGTCTCGACGAGATGGTGCGGGTGCTGAGCCCGGTGCTGTGGCAGGTCGTTCGCGCGTACGGGCTTGACCGTGACCGCGCTGAAGACGTCGTCCAGAGCACCTGGCTCGCGCTCGTACGCCGACGTGACTCGATCAATGACGCGCAGGCAGTGGGTTCCTGGCTCACGACAACGGCCCGCCGCGAGGCATGGCGCGTGTCGCGACTCGAGGGACGCACCGAGCCGGTGAGCGACGACGTCATCGAGCTGCGGGCGCCCGAGCTGCGATCGGCCGAGTCCGAAGCCATCGCCCACGACGAGGGCGACCGCCTCTGGGCCGGCGTCTCGCAGCTGTCCGAACGATGCCAGCGGCTGCTGCGTGTCATCGCTTTCTCCGACCGACCCGACTACTCCGGACTTGCCTTGGAGCTGGGCATGCCCGTAGGCAGCATCGGCCCGACCCGAGGCCGATGCCTGGACAAGCTGAGGACCCTCCTCGCCGAACCGACCGATAGGGGCCCCCAATGA
- a CDS encoding VOC family protein has translation MAARAIHHLDLWADDYATAGDEWAWLLGHLDWESDLSWESGRSWAHPDGTYLFMESSSDQSGEHDRMRAGVNHIAFVIEDRELLDRMRAESSGHGWHELFADRFPHAGGDEHTALYLESSEGFEVEIVVEPTATDPS, from the coding sequence ATGGCAGCGCGAGCGATTCACCACCTTGACCTCTGGGCCGACGACTACGCGACCGCGGGTGACGAGTGGGCCTGGCTGCTCGGGCATCTCGACTGGGAGTCGGACCTGTCCTGGGAGTCGGGACGATCGTGGGCCCACCCGGACGGCACGTATCTGTTCATGGAGTCCTCGTCGGATCAGTCCGGTGAGCACGACCGGATGCGTGCAGGCGTCAACCACATCGCCTTCGTGATCGAGGACCGCGAGCTGCTCGACCGGATGCGCGCCGAGTCCTCGGGCCACGGGTGGCACGAGCTGTTCGCCGACCGATTCCCGCATGCCGGCGGCGACGAGCACACCGCGCTCTACCTGGAGAGCTCCGAGGGTTTCGAGGTCGAGATCGTCGTCGAGCCCACCGCCACCGACCCGAGCTGA
- a CDS encoding carboxymuconolactone decarboxylase family protein encodes MFVQKPPGGPDVDRLYERDRAGDGYVTNYTQLWAWRPEVYDAFVQLRGMTTGPSTLSDRELAVLVCATVSTMRDSYCSYGWGEKLNALAGADLTAAIIAGGLPEELSARERAIAIWSRRVVADANGTSQKEVDALRDAGFEDREIVEATMFIGWRIAFSTVNDALGAGPDVQLAERVPAQVRDAVTFGRPVG; translated from the coding sequence ATGTTTGTGCAGAAGCCGCCCGGGGGACCTGACGTCGACCGCCTCTACGAGCGCGATCGAGCCGGTGATGGCTACGTCACCAACTACACGCAGCTGTGGGCTTGGCGCCCGGAGGTCTACGACGCCTTCGTCCAGCTGCGCGGGATGACGACCGGCCCGTCGACGCTGAGCGATCGCGAGCTGGCGGTGCTGGTCTGCGCGACCGTCTCGACGATGCGCGACTCCTACTGCTCGTACGGCTGGGGCGAGAAGCTCAACGCGCTCGCCGGGGCGGACCTCACGGCCGCGATCATCGCGGGCGGACTGCCCGAGGAGCTCTCCGCGCGCGAGCGGGCCATCGCGATCTGGTCCCGGCGGGTCGTGGCCGACGCCAACGGCACCTCCCAGAAAGAGGTCGACGCGCTGCGCGACGCCGGCTTCGAGGACCGCGAGATCGTGGAGGCGACGATGTTCATCGGCTGGCGGATCGCGTTCTCGACCGTCAACGATGCGCTCGGTGCCGGACCCGACGTCCAGCTCGCCGAACGTGTCCCTGCGCAGGTGCGCGACGCCGTGACGTTCGGCCGTCCGGTCGGTTAG
- a CDS encoding PucR family transcriptional regulator, translating into MPDAELPRSTDLVLPPDVIDRLRDQLPHVAERVVAAVIDEVPSYASAFAGGMLETIENAVQLALAGFLRIAAAGPGGDPARPLRASVDGAYVLGQGEASSGRSMDALLAAYRVGARVAWRDLAEVAVAAGLDASSLVRFAELVFAYIDTLSASSVSGHADELAAAGRVRERRRERLATALLAERDEDTLIALAERAEWPVPQTLTAVVLPAERISAITAQLGSGCLRAIDDTGELSSAILLVPDADGPGRRHVLRALAGRSAYVGPVRPWRAAAVSYRRALSAQALGLADGSPLDTEEHLAELVLYADREAHADLRARALAPLAGQTPATAARLAETLRSWLLHQGRRDDVAAELHVHAQTVRYRMGQVREIFGDRLQDPDAVRDLVLALSAPEP; encoded by the coding sequence ATGCCCGATGCTGAGCTGCCACGGTCGACCGATCTGGTGCTGCCGCCCGACGTGATCGACCGGCTCCGCGACCAGCTGCCCCACGTGGCCGAGCGCGTCGTCGCGGCCGTCATCGATGAGGTCCCCAGCTACGCCAGCGCGTTCGCCGGCGGCATGCTCGAGACGATCGAGAACGCCGTTCAGCTCGCCCTCGCCGGCTTCCTCCGCATCGCCGCCGCTGGTCCGGGAGGCGATCCAGCCCGCCCGTTGCGCGCGTCGGTGGATGGTGCGTACGTCCTCGGTCAGGGCGAGGCCAGCAGCGGTCGTTCGATGGATGCCTTGCTGGCGGCCTATCGCGTCGGAGCGCGGGTCGCGTGGCGCGACCTGGCCGAGGTGGCGGTCGCGGCAGGACTCGACGCCTCGTCACTGGTCCGCTTCGCCGAGCTGGTCTTCGCCTACATCGACACCCTGTCTGCGTCGAGCGTGTCCGGGCATGCCGACGAGCTCGCGGCTGCCGGCCGAGTCCGTGAACGTCGGCGCGAACGCCTGGCGACAGCCCTGCTCGCCGAGCGTGACGAGGACACCTTGATCGCCCTGGCGGAGCGCGCCGAGTGGCCGGTCCCCCAGACGCTGACGGCCGTCGTCCTGCCCGCCGAGCGCATCAGCGCGATCACCGCCCAGCTCGGCTCCGGCTGCCTGCGTGCCATCGACGACACGGGCGAGCTGTCGAGCGCGATCCTCCTCGTCCCCGACGCCGACGGGCCCGGGCGGCGACATGTGCTCCGCGCATTGGCCGGGCGGTCGGCGTACGTCGGGCCGGTGCGTCCCTGGCGGGCGGCCGCGGTCTCCTACCGCCGCGCGTTGAGCGCCCAGGCCCTCGGCCTCGCGGACGGCAGCCCTCTCGACACCGAGGAGCACCTGGCCGAGCTCGTGCTGTACGCCGACCGCGAGGCTCATGCGGACCTGCGGGCTCGGGCGCTCGCGCCCCTCGCAGGCCAGACCCCTGCGACGGCGGCGCGGTTGGCCGAGACGCTGCGGTCGTGGTTGCTGCACCAAGGGCGGCGCGATGACGTGGCCGCCGAGCTGCACGTCCACGCGCAGACGGTGCGCTATCGCATGGGCCAGGTGCGAGAGATCTTCGGCGACCGGCTTCAAGACCCGGATGCCGTCCGCGACCTCGTCCTTGCGCTTTCTGCGCCGGAACCATGA